One genomic segment of Hymenobacter psoromatis includes these proteins:
- a CDS encoding lipopolysaccharide biosynthesis protein: MSIAKKLASQTAIYGVSSIVGRVVNYLLVPLYTAHFVAAEFGIVTGLYAYVSFLNVVFTYGLETTFFRFANRPGEDRQALYNRTLSLLLLSSAGLTALLMLLARPLLGLLGLPPGHNEYAIWIALILGLDAVAALPFARLRLENKARKFASIRLTNIALNVGLNLFFIVLCPAVAHSAPGSVLAGLRPLVMATYNPSLGVGYVFLSNLAASAFTLLLLARELLDFRFRWPDLTFLRPLLAYALPLMLMGLAGMVNETLDRILLPAWLPQGFYPGLSRLAAVGVYGACYKLSIFMSLIIQAFRYAAEPFFFAQSTEKNSPATFALVLKWFTLCCAFIFVGISLNLSWIGPLFLRRPEYLTGLRVVPILLLANLFLGVYYNLSVWFKLTDKTYFGTYIGAAGAVLTIALNFLLIPVLGYLGSAWATLACYFLMAALCWWLGERHFPVPYPVGRLLGWLLGAVALVVLGQAAEQQLAHGVGYALGLALPLFFVAAVYGVEARRGLRRG, from the coding sequence ATGAGCATCGCTAAAAAGCTGGCCTCTCAAACGGCTATCTACGGGGTCAGCAGCATCGTGGGGCGGGTAGTGAACTACTTGTTGGTGCCCCTGTACACGGCTCACTTCGTAGCAGCAGAATTCGGTATCGTGACGGGGCTTTACGCTTACGTATCGTTCTTAAACGTAGTGTTTACCTACGGGCTGGAAACGACGTTTTTTCGCTTCGCCAACCGTCCCGGCGAGGACCGTCAGGCGCTGTACAACCGTACCCTGAGCCTGTTATTGCTGAGCAGCGCCGGGCTCACTGCTTTATTGATGCTACTGGCCCGTCCTCTACTGGGGCTGTTGGGGCTGCCGCCCGGCCACAATGAGTACGCCATCTGGATAGCGCTGATTCTGGGCCTCGATGCAGTGGCGGCGCTGCCCTTCGCCCGGCTGCGCCTGGAGAATAAGGCGCGCAAGTTTGCATCCATTCGCCTCACCAACATTGCGTTGAATGTAGGGCTTAACCTCTTTTTTATAGTGCTGTGCCCAGCGGTGGCGCACAGCGCGCCCGGCAGCGTGCTGGCCGGGCTGCGCCCGCTGGTGATGGCCACATACAACCCTAGCCTGGGGGTAGGCTACGTGTTTTTGTCCAACCTGGCGGCCTCGGCCTTCACGCTGCTGCTACTGGCGCGCGAGCTGCTGGACTTCCGGTTTCGCTGGCCCGACCTAACGTTTTTGCGGCCGCTGCTGGCCTACGCCCTCCCTCTAATGCTAATGGGCCTGGCCGGCATGGTGAATGAAACCCTCGACCGCATCTTGCTGCCGGCCTGGCTGCCCCAAGGTTTCTACCCCGGTCTGAGCCGGTTGGCGGCGGTGGGTGTGTATGGGGCTTGCTACAAGCTCAGCATCTTTATGTCGCTGATAATCCAAGCGTTCCGTTACGCGGCCGAGCCTTTTTTCTTCGCCCAAAGCACTGAGAAGAACTCGCCCGCCACGTTCGCGCTGGTACTGAAATGGTTCACGCTATGCTGCGCATTTATTTTTGTAGGTATCAGTCTGAATTTGAGCTGGATAGGGCCCCTTTTTCTACGGCGGCCCGAATACCTGACCGGCTTGCGCGTGGTGCCAATTCTGCTACTGGCCAACCTGTTTTTAGGTGTCTACTACAACTTGTCGGTCTGGTTCAAACTCACGGATAAGACGTATTTTGGCACCTACATCGGGGCAGCGGGTGCGGTGCTGACCATCGCGCTCAATTTTTTGCTGATACCCGTGCTAGGCTACCTGGGCAGCGCCTGGGCCACGCTAGCCTGCTACTTCCTGATGGCCGCGCTATGCTGGTGGCTGGGCGAGCGGCACTTTCCGGTGCCCTACCCCGTGGGGCGGCTACTGGGGTGGCTGCTGGGCGCGGTGGCGCTGGTAGTCCTGGGCCAAGCGGCCGAGCAGCAGTTGGCCCACGGGGTGGGCTACGCCCTGGGGCTGGCCCTACCCCTCTTCTTCGTGGCAGCCGTATATGGGGTAGAGGCGCGGCGCGGCCTGCGTCGGGGGTAG
- a CDS encoding Sec-independent protein translocase subunit TatA/TatB codes for MLLTTLFLFLSNPRTIIFIIFILVLFFGAKRIPELFKGVGQGVREFKDASTRPDAPASPNYPNQPGPNAYPPQNGYQQPGYNQQPPTAYNPNGYPPQYGQAPQIPAGPTPNQPYNPTNTPAS; via the coding sequence ATGCTCCTAACCACGCTTTTTCTGTTTCTCAGTAATCCCAGAACAATTATATTCATAATTTTTATTCTGGTGCTGTTCTTTGGGGCCAAGCGCATTCCTGAGTTGTTCAAGGGCGTAGGCCAGGGCGTGCGCGAGTTTAAGGATGCCAGCACCCGGCCCGACGCGCCAGCCAGCCCGAACTATCCTAACCAGCCCGGCCCCAATGCTTATCCGCCCCAAAACGGCTACCAGCAGCCCGGCTACAACCAGCAGCCGCCCACGGCCTACAACCCCAACGGCTACCCACCGCAGTATGGCCAAGCCCCGCAGATTCCGGCCGGCCCTACCCCTAACCAGCCGTACAACCCAACTAATACGCCGGCCAGCTAG
- the tatA gene encoding twin-arginine translocase TatA/TatE family subunit: protein MTSSLLFLGDIGGSELILIMVVILIFFGANKIPELARGLGKGIREFKDASSEIRNEFERAGQPNSNQPYNPNQGYNQNQGYNQNQPPYGQPQGYNPNQPQQPYDPSQPQQTYQPAPQSGDYVAPVADYSAPGTVDLSAGQATQPSHHQSTPILPTTEGVPGTRPRLDQSSTDV from the coding sequence ATGACTTCTTCCCTGCTTTTCCTAGGCGACATCGGCGGCTCTGAGCTGATTCTGATTATGGTCGTTATCCTTATTTTCTTTGGTGCAAATAAAATTCCTGAGTTGGCACGAGGCTTAGGCAAAGGTATTCGGGAGTTTAAAGATGCCAGTAGCGAAATCCGCAACGAGTTTGAGCGCGCTGGCCAGCCAAATTCCAATCAACCCTACAACCCAAACCAGGGTTATAATCAGAACCAAGGCTACAACCAAAACCAGCCGCCCTACGGCCAGCCCCAGGGCTACAATCCTAACCAACCGCAGCAGCCCTACGACCCCAGCCAGCCCCAGCAGACCTACCAGCCAGCCCCGCAGTCGGGCGACTACGTGGCCCCGGTAGCGGATTATAGCGCGCCCGGTACCGTAGATTTGTCGGCGGGCCAGGCTACTCAGCCTAGCCACCACCAGAGCACCCCCATTCTGCCCACGACGGAAGGCGTGCCTGGTACGCGGCCCCGCCTCGACCAGTCATCAACCGACGTATAA
- the gatA gene encoding Asp-tRNA(Asn)/Glu-tRNA(Gln) amidotransferase subunit GatA: MKPLFSSLSEIQRELAAGTTSCRQLVEYYLDNIAQRNAELNVFLEVWADEARQQAIAVDAKLAAGTAGKLAGMVIGLKDVLAYRGHALQSSSRILDGFKSLYTGTAVQRLLAEDAIFIGRQNCDEFAMGGSNENSAFGPVRNAQDPSRVPGGSSGGSAVAVQADMCLASIGSDTGGSVRQPAAFCGVIGLKPTYSRISRYGLVAFASSFDQIGPITHSVEDAARLLEVMAGADGYDSTASQEPVPMYTALLAPAAQYRIGYVANAIDRAGLQPEVHAALENALDTLRGQGHVVEAVDFPLLEEMIPTYYILTTAEASSNLSRFDGVKYGFRAPDVTDLESLYKKTRAQGFGPEVQRRIMLGTFVLSASYYDAYYTKAQRVRRLIKEKTDELLRQYDFLVLPTTPTTAFKIGEKQDPVSMYLADIFTVQASLAGVPAISIPAGADKEGMPIGLQIMSGAFREADLLAFAHTLTPAGASQPA; this comes from the coding sequence TTGAAACCTCTTTTTTCTTCCCTTTCGGAGATTCAGCGCGAGCTGGCGGCGGGCACCACGTCCTGCCGCCAGCTCGTTGAGTATTACCTCGATAACATCGCGCAGCGCAACGCCGAGCTGAACGTTTTTTTGGAAGTGTGGGCCGATGAGGCTCGCCAGCAAGCCATCGCCGTAGATGCTAAGCTGGCCGCCGGCACAGCCGGCAAGCTGGCCGGCATGGTCATTGGCCTGAAGGACGTGCTGGCTTACCGGGGCCACGCGCTGCAAAGCAGCAGCCGCATCCTGGACGGGTTTAAGTCGCTTTACACCGGCACGGCCGTGCAACGGCTGCTGGCAGAAGATGCTATTTTTATCGGCCGCCAGAACTGCGACGAGTTTGCGATGGGCGGCTCGAATGAAAACTCAGCCTTCGGGCCAGTGCGCAACGCCCAAGACCCCAGCCGGGTGCCGGGCGGCAGCAGCGGCGGCTCAGCGGTAGCGGTGCAGGCCGATATGTGCCTGGCCTCGATTGGCTCCGATACGGGCGGCTCGGTACGGCAGCCAGCAGCCTTTTGTGGCGTAATTGGACTGAAGCCAACTTATTCGCGCATCTCGCGCTACGGGCTGGTAGCGTTTGCCTCATCGTTTGACCAGATTGGGCCGATTACGCATTCCGTAGAAGACGCGGCCCGGCTATTGGAAGTAATGGCCGGGGCCGATGGCTACGACAGTACCGCCAGCCAGGAACCCGTGCCGATGTACACGGCCCTACTCGCGCCGGCCGCGCAGTATCGCATTGGCTACGTGGCCAATGCTATTGACCGGGCGGGCTTGCAACCGGAGGTACACGCGGCGCTGGAAAACGCCCTCGACACGCTGCGCGGCCAGGGCCACGTGGTGGAGGCGGTAGATTTTCCGCTGCTGGAGGAAATGATTCCGACCTACTATATCCTGACCACGGCTGAAGCTAGCTCCAACCTTTCCCGCTTCGATGGGGTGAAGTATGGCTTCCGCGCGCCCGACGTGACGGACCTGGAATCGCTTTATAAAAAGACCCGCGCCCAGGGTTTCGGGCCGGAGGTGCAGCGGCGTATTATGCTGGGTACCTTTGTGTTATCGGCTAGCTACTACGATGCCTACTATACTAAGGCACAGCGGGTGCGGCGGCTCATCAAGGAAAAAACTGACGAATTACTTCGGCAGTACGATTTCCTGGTGCTGCCCACTACCCCCACCACGGCGTTCAAGATAGGCGAGAAGCAGGACCCGGTAAGCATGTACTTGGCTGATATTTTTACGGTACAGGCGTCGCTGGCAGGCGTGCCGGCTATTTCCATTCCGGCGGGTGCGGACAAAGAGGGGATGCCGATTGGCCTGCAAATTATGAGTGGGGCGTTTCGGGAGGCTGATTTACTGGCTTTTGCACACACGCTGACCCCAGCCGGGGCTAGCCAACCAGCTTAG
- a CDS encoding LysM peptidoglycan-binding domain-containing protein, with translation MKALHQLPAPASGSPKSRWSQWLLLLTLALGTTPVVAQRRPALPPTPPALAPTDTARQVVELPAATLDSLARAPQLEPVVDSARLVWLQTPATLAEIVGDRLGCIETAAPHQFNAAVLAYVRLFTERQRGYTQRVLEREQFYFPIFEKYLAQYNLPLELKYLSVVESSLIPTAKSPVGAVGLWQFMPPTASDLRLKRDEWVDERMHPEKATEAACKHLRYLYGEFHDWELVLAAYNWGAGNMRRVMRKTGKKNFWDLYPSLPAETRNYVPTFTAIMYAMMYATEHSLRDPALRYQAYEPLDTLGLRGQALDLRRLSRALGYADSTALARYNPEVRQGGLPAGYRPYVLRYPSAAREQLSGVDRATLLAYCQPLNDLPQALPPRLAQLAGTEPWTSRDELATAPTPPPAAGPRHRRQYYIVRRGQTVADIAEKFAVSPAQLRRWNELPKHAATLKPGRELLVLVPLPPTPAPAAVIAAAPSPRRPMPVDSATLALAAANARYARAALATAQREEAQLQELQRLKKQLAARVAAQQQAIFRTTALTKASLAEKAKQQAALAASPALAADEATYSDSSAATVTPARPGKLLAVATTISEAAPMSAGTDPAPAPAAPRPRRASSPPTATHHRLEPDFSTHVVQKGDTLYNISRRFRVSVEQLRRLNKLKSDDVKLGQKLVVQAG, from the coding sequence ATGAAAGCTTTGCACCAACTGCCCGCACCCGCTAGCGGCTCGCCCAAGTCGCGCTGGTCGCAGTGGCTGTTGCTGCTGACGCTGGCGCTAGGCACGACCCCAGTAGTGGCGCAACGCCGGCCGGCGTTGCCCCCTACCCCCCCGGCGCTGGCTCCTACCGATACAGCCCGGCAGGTAGTGGAGCTGCCGGCCGCCACCCTCGACTCGTTGGCGCGGGCCCCACAGCTGGAGCCAGTAGTAGACTCGGCCCGGCTGGTGTGGCTGCAAACGCCAGCTACGCTCGCCGAAATTGTGGGCGACCGCTTGGGCTGTATTGAAACTGCCGCGCCGCACCAGTTCAACGCGGCGGTGCTGGCCTACGTGCGGCTTTTTACGGAGCGGCAGCGGGGCTATACCCAGCGAGTGCTGGAACGGGAGCAGTTTTACTTTCCAATTTTTGAAAAGTACCTGGCGCAGTACAATTTACCCCTGGAGCTGAAGTATTTGTCGGTGGTAGAATCGTCGCTGATACCCACAGCCAAGTCACCGGTGGGCGCGGTGGGTTTGTGGCAGTTTATGCCGCCCACAGCCAGCGACCTGCGCCTGAAGCGCGACGAGTGGGTGGACGAGCGAATGCACCCCGAAAAGGCCACTGAGGCAGCTTGCAAGCATTTGCGCTACCTCTACGGCGAGTTTCACGACTGGGAGCTGGTGCTGGCGGCCTACAACTGGGGTGCGGGCAACATGCGCCGGGTAATGCGCAAAACGGGCAAGAAGAATTTCTGGGACCTCTACCCCAGCCTACCTGCCGAAACGCGCAACTACGTACCCACCTTCACGGCCATCATGTACGCGATGATGTACGCAACCGAGCATAGCCTTCGCGACCCGGCCCTGCGCTACCAGGCTTATGAGCCGCTCGATACGCTAGGCTTGCGCGGCCAGGCCTTGGACCTGCGCCGCCTGAGCCGCGCCTTGGGCTACGCTGACTCCACGGCCTTGGCCCGCTACAACCCCGAGGTGCGGCAGGGCGGCCTGCCGGCCGGCTACCGACCCTACGTGCTGCGCTACCCCAGCGCCGCCCGCGAGCAACTCAGCGGCGTAGACCGCGCCACGCTACTAGCGTATTGCCAGCCTCTCAACGACTTACCGCAGGCCCTACCCCCCCGCTTGGCCCAGCTAGCGGGCACCGAGCCCTGGACGAGCCGCGACGAGCTTGCCACTGCCCCTACCCCCCCACCCGCGGCGGGTCCACGCCACCGCCGCCAGTACTACATCGTGCGCCGGGGCCAGACGGTAGCGGATATCGCCGAAAAATTTGCTGTGAGCCCGGCCCAACTGCGCCGCTGGAATGAGCTGCCCAAACACGCGGCGACCCTCAAGCCCGGCCGCGAGCTGCTGGTGCTGGTGCCCCTACCCCCCACGCCGGCCCCGGCCGCCGTGATAGCCGCTGCGCCCTCCCCGCGCCGGCCAATGCCGGTAGATAGCGCCACCCTGGCCCTGGCCGCCGCCAACGCCCGCTACGCCCGCGCGGCTCTGGCTACCGCTCAGCGCGAAGAAGCTCAGCTTCAGGAATTACAGCGGCTGAAGAAGCAGCTCGCGGCCCGCGTAGCGGCGCAGCAGCAGGCTATTTTCCGGACGACGGCGCTAACGAAGGCTAGCCTGGCCGAGAAAGCGAAGCAGCAGGCCGCCCTGGCTGCCTCCCCAGCGCTGGCCGCGGATGAGGCGACCTACTCCGATAGCAGCGCGGCCACCGTGACCCCGGCACGGCCGGGCAAGCTACTTGCCGTTGCTACTACCATCTCCGAGGCGGCCCCCATGAGCGCCGGGACCGACCCAGCACCCGCCCCGGCCGCGCCCCGGCCCCGGCGGGCATCAAGCCCCCCCACGGCTACTCACCACCGGCTGGAACCAGATTTTAGCACGCATGTGGTGCAAAAAGGCGATACGCTCTATAATATCTCGCGCCGCTTTCGGGTGAGCGTGGAGCAACTGCGCCGGCTCAATAAGCTGAAGTCGGATGATGTGAAGCTGGGGCAGAAGCTGGTGGTGCAGGCGGGGTAG
- a CDS encoding Mrr restriction system protein yields MPPVEDVSQLAKSKQAAIKLMAESFKILQQAGGELPGREVVARLRTRVSFNEWELEVSPKTGYVRWEAIFSFYTVDSVKAGFLRKNKGTWYLTAKGEKALALGPIKLFEAASAAYRKWEQENKPTKPGPDTTAVETLDKEQFQKANLEAQALGGIREFIAAKNAYEFQDLVAALLRAMGYYTPFVAPRGKDGGIDIVAYQDPLGTTAPRIKVQVKHKPDAAVPVDDIRSLKGVINRDGEVGLFVTSGRFTSDAEYFARGADGAYSIARPE; encoded by the coding sequence ATGCCGCCTGTCGAAGACGTAAGCCAGCTCGCAAAATCCAAGCAAGCAGCCATCAAGTTGATGGCTGAAAGCTTTAAAATTCTTCAACAAGCGGGGGGTGAACTACCAGGCCGCGAAGTAGTGGCGCGCCTGCGTACTCGCGTTAGTTTCAATGAGTGGGAGCTAGAAGTATCCCCTAAAACCGGCTATGTACGCTGGGAAGCCATTTTCTCTTTTTACACGGTAGATAGCGTAAAAGCAGGTTTTTTGCGGAAAAATAAAGGAACCTGGTACCTAACTGCCAAGGGAGAAAAAGCGCTGGCACTTGGCCCTATCAAGCTTTTTGAAGCCGCTTCCGCTGCTTACCGCAAGTGGGAGCAGGAAAACAAGCCAACTAAGCCCGGCCCGGATACCACAGCAGTAGAAACCTTAGATAAAGAGCAGTTTCAGAAAGCGAACTTGGAAGCCCAGGCATTGGGTGGCATCCGCGAGTTTATTGCCGCTAAGAATGCCTATGAGTTTCAGGATTTGGTAGCCGCGCTGCTGCGAGCGATGGGTTATTATACACCCTTTGTCGCGCCCCGTGGCAAGGATGGTGGAATTGATATTGTTGCCTATCAGGACCCGCTTGGTACCACCGCGCCCCGCATCAAGGTTCAAGTCAAGCACAAACCCGACGCGGCAGTACCCGTTGACGATATCCGCAGCCTCAAAGGCGTTATCAACCGCGACGGGGAAGTAGGCTTATTCGTTACCTCCGGTCGTTTCACCAGCGATGCTGAGTATTTTGCCCGTGGAGCGGATGGTGCATATTCGATTGCTAGACCTGAATGA
- a CDS encoding NADP-dependent malic enzyme — MLKINRQDALNYHSQAPAGKIEVVPTKPVSTQLDLALAYSPGVAEPCKEIAANPDDVYKYTAKGNLVAVISNGTAVLGLGNIGPAASKPVMEGKGVLFKKFAGIDCFDIEIDASDPDEFIRIVKALEPTFGGINLEDIKAPECFRIETELREKMNIPLMHDDQHGTAIITAAALLNALEIVGKRIEDIQLVVSGAGAAAVSCIRLYLALGLRKENLVVFDKDGIINPARTNLADMQLQFATERPLTTMAEALRGADVFLGLSAANVLPAELLLDMANNPIVFALANPDPEIEYELAMSTRPDLIMATGRSDHPNQVNNVLGFPYIFRGALDVRATEINEAMKLAAVRALAELSKEPVPDLVNNAYGDNTLAFGRSYLIPKPLDPRLITAISPAVARAAMESGVARRPIADWAAYDDELRQRLGLDQKLMNRITSAARANPRRVVFAEADTYKVLKAAQLVREEGIAYPILLGPRDRIQAIAHANNLDLEGCQIVDILEEDDQRNAYAELLYQKRQRRGITLYEGKRLLRERNYYAAMMVETGAADACITGLTKDYGKSLMPSLQVIGPAEGVRRVSSMYIIQHQRGPFFFADTTVNIDPTAEEMVEIIGLTARAVRFFDTEPRVAVISYSNFGSPSGGDLPAKTRRATELAKARYPDLLLDGEMQANVALNPQLLRENYGFSPLAEQGANTLIFPNVESGNIAYKVMQEIGGAEVIGPVLMGMRKPVHILQLGASVRDIVNMTAIAVADAQRDGKGL; from the coding sequence ATGCTCAAAATCAACCGCCAGGACGCGCTTAATTACCATTCGCAGGCCCCCGCTGGCAAAATCGAAGTGGTGCCCACCAAGCCGGTCAGCACCCAGCTCGACCTGGCGCTGGCCTACTCGCCGGGGGTAGCCGAGCCGTGCAAGGAAATCGCGGCTAACCCCGACGACGTGTATAAGTACACCGCCAAGGGTAACCTGGTAGCCGTGATTAGCAACGGTACGGCGGTGCTGGGGCTAGGCAACATTGGGCCGGCGGCCAGCAAGCCAGTAATGGAGGGTAAGGGCGTGCTATTCAAGAAGTTCGCGGGGATTGACTGCTTCGATATTGAGATTGATGCCAGCGACCCCGACGAGTTTATTCGCATCGTGAAGGCGCTGGAGCCCACGTTTGGCGGCATCAATCTGGAGGATATCAAGGCTCCGGAGTGCTTTCGCATCGAGACGGAGTTGCGGGAGAAGATGAATATTCCGCTGATGCACGACGACCAGCACGGCACGGCCATTATCACGGCGGCGGCGCTGCTGAACGCACTGGAAATCGTGGGCAAGCGCATCGAGGATATTCAGCTGGTAGTGAGCGGGGCGGGCGCGGCGGCGGTATCGTGCATCCGGCTGTACCTGGCGCTGGGGCTGCGCAAGGAAAACCTGGTCGTTTTTGATAAAGATGGCATTATCAACCCGGCCCGCACCAACCTGGCCGACATGCAGCTGCAGTTTGCCACCGAACGGCCCCTCACCACGATGGCCGAAGCGCTACGCGGGGCCGATGTATTCCTGGGACTGTCGGCGGCCAACGTGCTGCCGGCCGAGCTGCTACTGGATATGGCCAATAATCCCATCGTGTTCGCGCTAGCCAACCCGGACCCCGAGATTGAGTACGAGCTGGCCATGAGTACCCGGCCCGACCTAATTATGGCTACCGGCCGCTCGGACCATCCCAACCAGGTGAACAATGTACTAGGCTTTCCCTATATTTTCCGGGGCGCTTTGGACGTGCGGGCCACCGAAATCAACGAGGCCATGAAGCTGGCCGCCGTGCGCGCCCTAGCCGAGCTAAGTAAGGAGCCTGTGCCCGACCTGGTGAACAACGCCTACGGCGACAACACGCTGGCTTTTGGGCGCAGCTACCTCATTCCCAAACCGTTGGACCCGCGCTTAATCACGGCCATTTCGCCGGCCGTGGCGCGGGCCGCGATGGAGAGCGGGGTAGCGCGCCGGCCCATCGCCGACTGGGCGGCCTACGACGACGAGCTGCGCCAGCGCCTGGGCCTCGACCAGAAGCTGATGAACCGCATCACCTCGGCGGCCCGCGCCAACCCGCGCCGGGTGGTATTTGCCGAGGCCGATACCTACAAGGTGCTCAAGGCCGCGCAGCTGGTGCGCGAGGAGGGCATTGCCTACCCCATCCTGCTGGGTCCGCGCGACCGGATTCAGGCCATCGCTCACGCCAATAACCTGGATTTGGAGGGCTGCCAAATAGTGGATATTCTGGAGGAAGACGACCAGCGCAACGCCTACGCCGAGCTGCTGTACCAGAAGCGGCAGCGCCGGGGCATCACGCTCTACGAGGGCAAGCGGCTGCTGCGCGAGCGCAACTACTACGCGGCCATGATGGTGGAAACCGGGGCTGCCGATGCCTGCATCACGGGCCTGACCAAGGACTATGGCAAGAGCCTGATGCCGTCGCTGCAAGTGATTGGGCCGGCCGAAGGCGTGCGGCGGGTGTCGTCCATGTACATTATTCAGCACCAGCGGGGGCCGTTTTTCTTCGCCGACACCACCGTGAACATCGACCCCACGGCCGAGGAAATGGTGGAAATTATCGGCCTCACGGCCCGCGCCGTGCGCTTTTTCGACACCGAGCCGCGGGTGGCCGTTATCAGCTACTCCAACTTCGGCTCGCCCAGCGGCGGCGACCTACCCGCCAAAACCCGCCGCGCCACCGAGCTGGCCAAAGCCCGCTACCCCGACCTGCTCCTCGACGGCGAGATGCAGGCCAACGTGGCCCTGAACCCCCAGCTGCTGCGCGAAAACTACGGCTTCTCGCCCCTGGCCGAGCAGGGCGCCAACACCCTGATTTTCCCCAACGTGGAGTCGGGCAACATTGCCTACAAGGTGATGCAGGAAATCGGCGGGGCCGAGGTTATCGGCCCGGTGCTGATGGGGATGCGCAAGCCGGTGCACATCCTACAGCTCGGGGCCAGCGTGCGCGACATCGTGAACATGACCGCCATCGCCGTGGCCGATGCTCAGCGCGACGGCAAGGGCTTGTAG
- the ruvA gene encoding Holliday junction branch migration protein RuvA, whose product MIAYLDGKLAYKDPTQAIIDTGGVGYEVKISLATYSKLPGELEKVKVYTYQHVKEDGQTLYGFLDPNEKALFLHLISVSGIGPGTGINMVSSMGVGEIRQAIVNEDVRAIQSIKGVGPKTAARVILDLRDKLRKDELLTKAGVDTVPLARQHNTQRQEALQALVMLGFARAAAEKNLDQIQHKHGNELSVEELIKYALKSH is encoded by the coding sequence ATGATTGCTTACCTCGACGGTAAACTCGCCTACAAGGACCCTACCCAAGCTATTATTGATACAGGAGGGGTAGGCTACGAAGTAAAGATTTCCTTGGCGACCTACTCCAAGCTACCCGGCGAGCTGGAAAAGGTGAAGGTCTACACCTATCAGCACGTGAAGGAAGACGGGCAGACGCTCTACGGCTTTCTGGACCCCAACGAAAAAGCCTTGTTTCTGCACCTGATATCGGTGTCGGGCATTGGGCCGGGCACGGGTATCAACATGGTGAGCAGCATGGGGGTAGGGGAAATTCGGCAGGCCATCGTGAATGAGGACGTGCGGGCTATCCAAAGCATTAAGGGGGTAGGGCCGAAGACGGCAGCACGCGTTATCCTGGACCTGCGCGACAAGCTGCGCAAAGATGAGTTGCTGACTAAGGCCGGCGTAGATACTGTGCCACTGGCACGCCAGCACAATACGCAACGCCAAGAGGCGTTGCAAGCCCTAGTAATGCTAGGCTTCGCTCGGGCCGCCGCGGAGAAGAATCTAGACCAGATTCAGCACAAGCACGGTAACGAGCTGAGCGTGGAGGAGTTGATTAAGTACGCTTTGAAGTCGCATTAA